In Ischnura elegans chromosome 6, ioIscEleg1.1, whole genome shotgun sequence, one genomic interval encodes:
- the LOC124161396 gene encoding uncharacterized protein LOC124161396, whose product MKYAWQEKVNEIRGGIDFDRGIIQEVNGWKGGILTPSGAGRRVIILHVGSESGFLQPEEETMLVFEGKKDSADYHSEMNALHFEEYFRRILRHLPEKSVLVIDQAPYHTMQDPQTKNPNLKWTKVEIIDWLVKNRIEPAVNEDGTQDNYESLTKSELIELGKWKFKTFRYLLDTVIQESGKRVKLLWTPVAHCEFNAIELIWAWVKNWVAKNNKTHKIKDVLQLCVQALGDVTVSTWKNAVEHVKKIEDYYWIKDRLVEEFTEPIIINLEDESSNSWSSSDED is encoded by the exons ATGAAATACGCATGGCAGGAGAAAGTTAATGAAATCAGAGGTGGAATTGATTTTGATCGAGGAATAATTCAAGAG GTAAATGGCTGGAAAGGTGGAATTTTGACACCTTCGGGAGCAGGAAGGCGAGTGATTATTCTGCACGTTGGAAGTGAAAGTGGTTTTCTTCAACCCGAGGAAGAAACAATGCTCGTCTTCGAAGGGAAGAAGGACAGTGCAGATTATCACTCCGAGATGAATGCTCTCCATTTCGAGGAGTATTTCAGAAGAATATTAAGGCATCTGCCAGAAAAATCAGTTTTGGTAATTGATCAAGCTCCCTATCACACCATGCAGGATCCTCAGACAAAGAATCCTAATTTGAAGTGGACAAAGGTAGAAATTATTGACTGGCTTGTTAAGAATCGCATCGAGCCAGCTGTCAACGAAGATGGTACCCAAGATAATTATGAATCTTTAACAAAAAGTGAACTTATCGAGttaggaaaatggaaatttaaaacctTTAGGTATCTCCTTGATACTGTCATTCAGGAAAGTGGGAAAAGGGTAAAACTTCTGTGGACTCCAGTCGCACATTGTGAATTTAATGCTATTGAATTAATTTGGGCGTGGGTCAAAAACTGGGTGGCAAAGAACAATAAAACACATAAGATCAAAGATGTTCTTCAGCTTTGTGTTCAGGCTCTTGGAGACGTAACAGTGTCGACGTGGAAGAACGCTGTGgagcatgttaaaaaaatagaagactACTACTGGATAAAGGACCGTTTGGTGGAGGAATTCACCGAACCCATTATTATCAACTTGGAGGACGAAAGCAGCAATTCTTGGAGTAGCAGCGATGAGGATTGA